From a single Myotis daubentonii chromosome 5, mMyoDau2.1, whole genome shotgun sequence genomic region:
- the LOC132234144 gene encoding olfactory receptor 7A10-like → MYLITVLGNLLIILTISSDSHLHTPMYFFLSNLSLVDICFTSTTVPKMLVNIQTQSKAITYEDCITQMYFFILFAGLDVLLLTVMAYDRFVAICYPLHYTVIMNPLLCGLLVLVSWIMCILNSLLQSLVVLRLSFCPNLEIHHFFCELKQVVQLACSDTFLNNMVMYFGVGLMGGCPLAGIIYSYSKIVSSICAISSAEGKYKAFSTCASHLSIVSLFYGTSAGVYFSSAAAHTSHSSATASVMYTVVTPMLNPFIYSLRNKDIKRALKRFVGVVVIKRPIILGLKKCP, encoded by the coding sequence atgtacctgatcactgtgctgggaaacctgctcatcatcctgaccatcagctcagactcccacctccacacgcccatgtacttcttcctctccaacctgtccttggtagacatctgtttcacctccaccaccgtcccaaagatgctggtgaacatccagacacaaagcAAAGCCATCACCTATGAAGACTGCATCACCCAGATGTATTTTTTCATACTGTTTGCAGGATTGGACGTCCTCCTCTTGACCGTGATGGCCTATGATCGCTTTGTAGCCATCTGTTATCCCCTGCATTACACAGTCATCATGAACCCCTTGCTCTGTGGACTGCTAgttctggtgtcctggatcatgtgTATCCTGAATTCCTTGTTACAAAGTTTAGTGGTATTGAGGCTGTCTTTCTGTCCAAACTTGGAAATCCaccactttttctgtgaacttaAACAGGTGGTCCAACTTGCCTGTTCTGATACCTTTCTTAATAACATGGTGATGTATTTTGGAGTTGGGCTGATGGGTGGTTGTCCCCTGGCCGGCATCATTTACTCTTACTCTAAAATAGTGTCCTCCATATGTGCAATCTCATCAGCTGAGGGTAAGTATAAGGCATTTTCTACCTGTGCATCTCACCTCTCCattgtctccttattttatggTACAAGTGCAGGAGTGTACTTTAGCTCTGCTGCTGCCCACACCTCACACTCAAGTGCAACAGCCTCAGTGATGTACACTgtggtcacacccatgctgaacccctttaTCTACAGTCTCAGGAACAAAGACATAAAGAGGGCCCTGAAAAGATTCGTTGGGGTGGTAGTTATAAAAAGACCAATCATCCTGGGGCTGAAAAAGTGCCCATGA
- the LOC132234146 gene encoding large ribosomal subunit protein eL39-like: protein MSSHKTFRIKTFLAKKQKQNRPIPQWIRMKTGNKIRYNLKRRYWRRTKLGL from the coding sequence ATGTCTTCCCACAAGACTTTCAGGATCAAGACGTTCCTGgccaagaaacaaaaacagaatcgGCCCATTCCCCAATGGATTCGGATGAAAACTGGCAATAAAATCAGGTACAACTTGAAGAGGAGATATTGGAGAAGAACCAAACTGGGCCTATGA
- the LOC132234147 gene encoding olfactory receptor 7A5-like gives MELGNLTGFSGFFLLGLSEKPALQPLIFGLFLSMYLITVLGNLLIILAVSSDSHLHTPMYFFLSNLSLVDIGFTSTTVPKMLWNIQAQSKVITYEGCITQMYFFLLFAGLDNFLLTVMAYDRFVAICKPLHYMVIMNPHLCGLLVLVSWIMSALNSLVQTLMVLQLSFCTDFEIPHFFCEIKQMVQLACSDTFLNNMVMYFVAVLLGGGPLVGIIYSYSKIASSIRAIPSAQGKYKAFSTCASHLSVVSLFYGTILGVYLSSAATQSSHSNETASVMYTVLTPMLNPFIYSLRNNDIKKALKRLIKRES, from the coding sequence ATGGAACTAGGGAACCTCACAGGATTTTCAGGATTTTTTCTTCTGGGGTTATCAGAAAAACCAGCACTgcagcccctcatatttgggcttttcctctccatgtacctgatcactgtgttgggaaacctgctcatcatcctggccgTCAGCtctgactcccacctccacacacccatgtacttcttcctctccaacctgtccttggtagacatcGGTTTCACCTCCACCACCGTCCCAAAGATGCTGTGGAACATCCAGGCCCAGAGCAAAGTCATCACCTATGAAGGCTGCATCACCCAGATGTATTTTTTCCTACTATTTGCAGGACTGGACAACTTCCTCCTGActgtgatggcctatgaccggtTTGTGGCCATCTGTAAACCCCTGCACTACATGGTCATCATGAACCCCCATctctgtggactgctggttctggtgtcctggatcatgagtGCCCTGAATTCCTTGGTACAAACCTTAATGGTGTTGCAACTGTCCTTCTGTACAGACTTTGAAATCCCCCACTTTTTCTGTGAAATCAAACAGATGGTCCAACTCGCCTGTTCTGACACCTTCCTTAATAACATGGTGATGTATTTTGTAGCTGTGCTCCTGGGTGGTGGTCCCCTTGTTGGTATCATTTACTCTTACTCTAAGATAGCGTCCTCCATACGTGCAATCCCATCAGCTCAGGGGAAGTATAAAGCATTTTCTACGTGTGCCTCTCACCTCTCGGTTGTCTCCTTGTTTTATGGTACAATCCTAGGGGTTtacctcagctctgctgctacCCAGAGCTCACACTCAAATGAAACAGCCTCAGTGATGTACACCGTGCtcacacccatgctgaaccccttcatctacagtctgAGGAACAATGACATAAAGAAGGCTCTGAAAAGACTT